One genomic window of Halobellus limi includes the following:
- a CDS encoding adenosylhomocysteinase, whose product MSAYPPIGEQLDDLEDARTEGRRKMDWALQHMPILQELREQFRESKPLEGQTLGMAMHVEAKTANLVELLALGGAEVAITGCNPLSTHDDVSAALDANDHITSYAKRGVGDDDYYAAIESVVSHDPTITVDDGMDMVYAIHEDYPELIDTIVGGAEETTTGVHRLRAMDDDGELKYPVFAVNDTPMKRLFDNVHGTGESSLSTIAMTTNLSYAGKNVVVGGYGYCGKGVAKKAAGQNANVIVTEVEPRRALEAHMEGYDVMPMNEAAEVGDVFVTTTGNRDVITREDFAEMKDGALLANAGHFDIEIDLDALSDLAVDEYEARDGVRAYEMADGRRLNVLAEGRLVNLASPIALGHPVEVMDQSFGIQAVCVRELVEHGDEYDAGVHDVPDELDREVAEIKLDAEGVEIDSLTDAQAEYMDSWSHGT is encoded by the coding sequence ATGAGTGCGTATCCACCGATCGGCGAGCAACTCGACGACCTCGAGGACGCTCGCACCGAGGGGCGGCGGAAGATGGACTGGGCGCTGCAACATATGCCCATCCTGCAGGAACTCCGCGAGCAGTTCCGGGAGTCGAAGCCGCTCGAAGGGCAGACACTCGGGATGGCGATGCACGTCGAGGCGAAGACGGCGAACCTCGTTGAACTGCTCGCCCTCGGTGGCGCCGAGGTCGCGATCACGGGCTGTAACCCTCTCTCGACCCACGACGACGTGAGCGCGGCGCTCGATGCCAACGACCACATCACTTCCTACGCGAAGCGCGGCGTCGGCGACGACGACTACTACGCCGCCATCGAGTCCGTCGTCTCCCACGACCCGACGATCACCGTCGACGACGGGATGGACATGGTCTACGCCATCCACGAGGACTACCCCGAACTCATCGACACCATCGTCGGCGGGGCCGAGGAGACGACGACGGGCGTCCACCGCCTGCGCGCGATGGACGACGACGGCGAGCTGAAGTATCCGGTGTTCGCCGTCAACGACACCCCGATGAAGCGGTTGTTCGACAACGTCCACGGGACCGGCGAGTCCTCGCTCTCGACCATCGCGATGACGACGAACCTCTCGTATGCGGGTAAAAACGTCGTCGTCGGCGGCTACGGCTACTGCGGGAAGGGCGTCGCGAAGAAGGCCGCCGGCCAGAACGCGAACGTGATCGTCACCGAGGTCGAACCCCGACGCGCGCTGGAGGCGCACATGGAGGGCTACGACGTGATGCCGATGAACGAGGCCGCCGAGGTCGGCGACGTCTTCGTCACGACGACTGGCAACCGCGACGTCATCACCCGCGAGGACTTCGCGGAGATGAAAGACGGCGCGCTGCTCGCGAACGCCGGGCACTTCGACATCGAGATCGACCTCGACGCGCTCTCCGACCTCGCGGTCGACGAGTACGAGGCGCGCGACGGCGTCCGCGCCTACGAGATGGCGGACGGCCGCCGCCTCAACGTCCTCGCCGAGGGGCGACTCGTCAACCTCGCCTCGCCCATCGCCCTGGGTCACCCCGTCGAGGTGATGGACCAGTCCTTCGGAATCCAGGCGGTCTGCGTCCGCGAACTCGTCGAGCACGGCGACGAGTACGACGCCGGCGTCCACGACGTCCCCGACGAACTCGACAGAGAGGTCGCAGAGATCAAACTCGACGCCGAGGGCGTCGAGATCGATTCGCTCACCGACGCACAGGCCGAGTACATGGACAGCTGGAGCCACGGGACGTAG
- a CDS encoding GtrA family protein, translating to MLRSFLRNLHSGPLALQLRRFVAVGAVTAGIQMVLLWLFVDVAGLFYLLGALFSIEITIVLSYVLNNAWTFEATQNTGTAEYLYGLLKTNVVRGTAIPIQLAVLYLLVESLSILYLAANAVAIFVSGIYRYVLDAKWTWGQ from the coding sequence ATGCTCCGGAGCTTCCTTCGCAACCTCCATAGCGGTCCGCTCGCGCTTCAGTTGCGTCGCTTCGTCGCCGTCGGCGCGGTCACCGCCGGGATCCAGATGGTGCTCCTGTGGCTCTTTGTCGACGTCGCCGGACTGTTCTACCTCCTCGGCGCGCTGTTCTCGATCGAGATCACGATCGTTCTCTCGTACGTCCTCAACAACGCCTGGACGTTCGAGGCCACGCAGAACACCGGGACGGCCGAGTACCTCTACGGACTGCTCAAGACGAACGTCGTCCGCGGGACGGCGATTCCCATCCAGCTCGCGGTGCTGTACCTGCTGGTCGAGTCGCTGTCGATCCTGTATCTCGCCGCCAACGCCGTGGCGATCTTCGTGAGCGGGATCTACCGGTACGTGCTCGATGCGAAGTGGACGTGGGGGCAGTAG
- a CDS encoding KH domain-containing protein, protein MKHVKVPQDRIGVLIGEGGETMREIERRAEVRLDIDSESGSVAIDDVGDPVSGMLAPDIVRAIGRGFTPESALSILDDDLRTFELVDLESHTRNKNDLKRQKGRLIGENGRTRELMEELTGAEVVIKGTTLGIIGQPEEVEAVRRAVGMILDGAPHGAVYSFLERKHNELTQGFDVRQSG, encoded by the coding sequence ATGAAGCACGTGAAGGTACCGCAGGACCGCATCGGCGTCCTCATCGGCGAGGGCGGGGAGACGATGCGCGAGATCGAGCGCCGGGCGGAAGTGCGTCTCGATATCGACTCCGAGAGCGGGTCGGTCGCCATCGACGACGTCGGCGACCCCGTGAGCGGGATGCTCGCCCCCGACATCGTTCGGGCGATCGGGCGGGGGTTCACGCCCGAGTCGGCGCTGTCGATCCTCGACGACGACCTCCGGACGTTCGAGCTCGTCGACCTCGAATCGCACACGCGCAACAAGAACGACCTCAAGCGACAGAAGGGTCGACTCATCGGCGAGAACGGCCGGACGCGCGAGCTGATGGAAGAACTCACCGGCGCGGAGGTCGTCATCAAGGGCACCACGCTCGGCATCATCGGCCAACCCGAGGAGGTCGAGGCCGTCCGCCGCGCCGTGGGGATGATCCTCGACGGCGCGCCGCACGGCGCGGTCTACTCGTTCCTCGAACGGAAGCACAACGAACTCACGCAGGGATTCGACGTTCGGCAGTCCGGTTGA
- a CDS encoding helix-turn-helix domain-containing protein, whose protein sequence is MSAPESDPNREDGREAPLPRSDALTLLASDSGAELLQAAGRPGTACELRDRSGIPLSTVYREAHKLVEAGLLEERVRVDAENGRHASVYERSVESLTVSITDEGVEVRPE, encoded by the coding sequence ATGTCCGCACCCGAAAGCGATCCGAACCGCGAAGACGGGAGAGAGGCTCCGCTACCGCGGTCGGACGCACTGACGCTACTGGCGAGCGACTCCGGTGCCGAGCTGCTGCAGGCCGCAGGACGGCCGGGGACCGCCTGCGAACTACGCGACCGCTCGGGAATTCCGCTGTCGACGGTCTACCGCGAGGCGCACAAGCTCGTCGAGGCGGGGCTGCTCGAAGAGCGCGTCCGCGTCGACGCCGAGAACGGCCGGCACGCCAGCGTCTACGAACGTTCCGTCGAGTCGCTGACGGTGTCGATCACCGACGAGGGCGTCGAAGTCCGACCCGAGTGA
- the thsA gene encoding thermosome subunit alpha, which yields MIILGEDSQRTQGKDAQSMNISAGKAVAESVRTTLGPKGMDKMLVDSGGSVVVTNDGVTILKEMDIDHPAANMIVEVSETQEDEVGDGTTTAVVVAGELLDQAEELIDQDVHATTIAQGYRQAAEKAKEILEENAIEVSEDDHETLVKIAETAMTGKGAESSKDLLAELVVDAVVAVADDDDIDTENVSVEKVVGGSIDNSELVEGVIVDKERVHENMPFGVEDANVALFDGALEVRETEIDAEVNVTDPDQLQQFLDQEEKQLKEMVDQLVDVGADVVFVGDGIDDMAQHYLAKEGILAVRRAKSSDLNRLARATGGNVVGSLDDIEADDLGFAGSVAQKDIGGDERIFVEDVEDAKSVTLILRGGTEHVVDELERAIEDSLGVVKTTLEDGKVLPGGGASETELSMQLGEFASSVGGREQLAIEAFTEALDVIPRTLAENAGLDPIESLVNLRKEHADGDFGAGLDAYTGEIVNMEDDGVVEPLRVKTQAIESATEAAVMILRIDDVIAAGDLKGGGSDDGGDEGGAPGGAGGMGGGMGGMGGMGGAM from the coding sequence ATGATCATTCTGGGCGAGGATTCCCAGCGCACACAGGGGAAGGACGCACAGTCGATGAACATCTCCGCCGGCAAGGCGGTAGCCGAGTCCGTTCGGACCACGCTCGGTCCGAAAGGGATGGACAAGATGCTCGTCGACTCCGGCGGGTCCGTCGTCGTCACGAACGACGGCGTCACGATCCTCAAGGAGATGGACATCGACCACCCCGCGGCGAATATGATCGTGGAAGTCTCCGAGACCCAGGAGGACGAGGTCGGAGACGGAACCACGACCGCCGTCGTCGTGGCCGGTGAACTCCTCGATCAGGCCGAGGAACTCATCGACCAGGACGTCCACGCGACCACCATCGCCCAGGGCTACCGCCAGGCTGCAGAGAAGGCCAAGGAGATCCTCGAGGAGAACGCCATCGAGGTGAGCGAGGACGACCACGAGACGCTCGTGAAGATCGCCGAGACGGCGATGACCGGCAAGGGCGCCGAGTCCTCGAAGGACCTGCTCGCCGAACTCGTCGTCGACGCCGTTGTGGCCGTCGCCGACGACGACGACATCGACACGGAGAACGTCTCCGTCGAGAAGGTCGTCGGCGGCTCGATCGACAACTCCGAGCTCGTCGAGGGCGTCATCGTGGACAAAGAGCGCGTCCACGAGAACATGCCCTTCGGCGTCGAGGACGCCAACGTCGCGCTGTTCGACGGTGCACTCGAAGTCCGCGAGACCGAGATCGACGCGGAAGTCAACGTCACCGACCCCGACCAGCTCCAGCAGTTCCTCGACCAGGAGGAGAAACAGCTGAAGGAGATGGTCGACCAGCTCGTCGACGTCGGCGCCGACGTCGTCTTCGTCGGTGACGGCATCGACGACATGGCCCAGCACTACCTCGCGAAGGAGGGCATCCTCGCGGTCCGCCGCGCGAAGTCCTCCGACCTGAACCGGCTCGCCCGCGCGACCGGCGGCAACGTCGTCGGCTCGCTCGACGACATCGAGGCCGACGACCTCGGCTTCGCCGGCTCCGTCGCCCAGAAGGACATCGGCGGCGACGAGCGCATCTTCGTCGAGGACGTCGAGGACGCCAAGTCCGTCACGCTCATCCTGCGCGGCGGCACCGAGCACGTCGTCGACGAGCTCGAACGCGCCATCGAGGACTCCCTCGGCGTCGTCAAGACGACGCTCGAAGACGGCAAGGTCCTGCCCGGCGGCGGCGCGAGCGAGACCGAACTGTCGATGCAGCTCGGCGAGTTCGCCAGCTCCGTCGGCGGCCGCGAGCAGCTCGCCATCGAGGCGTTCACCGAGGCGCTCGACGTCATCCCGCGCACCCTCGCGGAGAACGCCGGCCTCGACCCCATCGAGTCGCTCGTCAACCTCCGCAAGGAGCACGCCGACGGCGACTTCGGTGCGGGCCTCGACGCCTACACCGGCGAGATCGTCAACATGGAGGACGACGGCGTCGTCGAGCCCCTCCGCGTGAAGACGCAGGCCATCGAGTCCGCCACCGAGGCGGCCGTGATGATCCTCCGCATCGACGACGTCATCGCCGCCGGCGACCTCAAGGGCGGCGGCAGCGACGACGGCGGCGACGAGGGCGGCGCGCCCGGCGGCGCCGGCGGTATGGGCGGCGGCATGGGCGGCATGGGCGGTATGGGCGGCGCAATGTGA
- a CDS encoding DUF6757 family protein: MKCHYCDRDAAYAAEKDGIKVGLCERHFRTQVESLADSEELSAIREQIDIDRTE; this comes from the coding sequence ATGAAGTGCCACTACTGCGACCGGGACGCCGCCTACGCCGCGGAGAAAGACGGGATCAAGGTCGGACTCTGCGAGCGGCACTTCCGGACGCAGGTCGAGTCGCTCGCCGACTCCGAGGAACTGTCCGCGATCCGCGAGCAGATCGACATCGACCGGACCGAGTAG
- a CDS encoding amidohydrolase: MASDTLLVSGGRVLRPDSDVVEADVLVDREDGRIVEIGPDLATDRDADETLDASGGIVMPGLVNAHTHAAMTLLRGYADDKPLDAWLREDIWPAEAELTAEDVRAGTELGLVEMIRSGTTTFADMYFHVPEVVAAVDEAGMRARVGHGVVTVGKDEEAARADVRESLDVAREYDGAADGRIRTAVMPHSLTTVDEPLLREAVAEAHADGIPVHTHANETRDEVEPIVAERSERPLAYADDVGLLSEADFLAHGVHVDETEIDLLAEREAAVVHCPASNMKLASGIAPVQDLLDAGVTVALGTDGAASNNDLDLFDELRDAAMLGKLGADDASAVPAEAAVTMATRGGAEALSLPGGRVEVGAAADLAVVDFDAPHLAPAHDPVSHLAYAVRGSDVRHTICDGQVLMRDREILTLDEDEVVETARRRAVDLVARAE; encoded by the coding sequence ATGGCTTCCGACACGCTTCTGGTCTCCGGCGGCCGGGTGCTGCGTCCGGACTCTGACGTCGTCGAGGCGGACGTGCTCGTCGACCGCGAGGACGGCCGGATCGTCGAAATCGGTCCGGACCTGGCGACCGACCGCGACGCCGACGAGACGCTCGACGCGTCGGGCGGGATCGTGATGCCCGGACTGGTGAACGCGCACACGCACGCCGCGATGACGCTCCTCCGCGGCTACGCCGACGACAAGCCGCTCGACGCGTGGCTCCGCGAGGACATCTGGCCCGCGGAGGCCGAACTCACCGCCGAGGACGTCCGCGCCGGCACCGAACTCGGCCTCGTCGAGATGATCCGCTCGGGGACGACGACCTTCGCGGACATGTACTTCCACGTGCCCGAGGTCGTCGCGGCCGTCGACGAGGCGGGGATGCGCGCCCGCGTCGGTCACGGCGTCGTCACCGTCGGCAAGGACGAGGAGGCGGCCCGCGCGGACGTCAGAGAGAGCCTCGACGTCGCCCGCGAGTACGACGGCGCGGCCGACGGCCGAATCCGGACCGCCGTGATGCCGCACTCGCTGACGACCGTCGACGAACCCCTGCTCCGGGAGGCCGTCGCCGAGGCGCACGCGGACGGGATCCCGGTCCACACGCACGCGAACGAGACGCGCGACGAGGTGGAGCCGATCGTCGCGGAGCGCTCGGAGCGGCCGCTCGCGTACGCCGACGACGTCGGCCTCCTCTCCGAGGCCGACTTCCTCGCTCACGGCGTCCACGTCGACGAGACCGAGATCGACCTCCTGGCCGAGCGCGAGGCGGCGGTCGTCCACTGTCCCGCCTCGAACATGAAGCTCGCCTCCGGGATCGCGCCCGTGCAGGACCTCCTCGACGCCGGCGTGACGGTCGCGCTCGGCACCGACGGCGCCGCCTCGAATAACGATCTCGACCTCTTCGACGAGCTCCGCGACGCCGCGATGCTCGGGAAGCTCGGCGCCGACGACGCCTCGGCCGTTCCCGCCGAGGCCGCGGTGACGATGGCGACGCGGGGCGGTGCGGAGGCGCTGTCGCTGCCGGGCGGTCGCGTGGAAGTCGGGGCCGCCGCTGACCTCGCTGTCGTCGACTTCGACGCGCCGCACCTCGCGCCGGCGCACGATCCGGTGAGCCACCTCGCCTACGCCGTCCGCGGCTCCGACGTCCGACACACGATCTGCGACGGGCAGGTTCTGATGCGGGATCGCGAGATTCTGACGCTCGACGAGGACGAGGTGGTCGAGACGGCTCGTCGGCGTGCGGTCGACCTCGTCGCCCGCGCGGAGTGA
- a CDS encoding DICT sensory domain-containing protein: MGLREFIDEFADGDHETSLSIVNSEQPPMVARMLNSLFEEQSVDVDEVARVLSESDVIQLRRDGRVVAESEFDDVRDSILAVNSDLYITGTRPLEDVDTPAVVRDLEGTRFRVRGYPAGTKGKLLLIEISRYIEAMALRHGDGELHTGFQRLSRIVDERGTERAYEKLADTDLDVHVYGVGDPSPLESRALTVHDEDVPEIRRGWFVVFVPPPESEAVGAALVAVTEDDVEWDGVWTIDTGRARRVAAYLSAEYGQN; encoded by the coding sequence ATGGGGCTTCGGGAGTTCATCGACGAGTTCGCCGACGGCGACCACGAGACGTCGCTCTCGATCGTCAACAGCGAACAGCCCCCGATGGTCGCTCGTATGCTGAACTCGCTCTTCGAGGAGCAGTCCGTCGACGTCGATGAGGTCGCCCGCGTGCTCTCGGAGTCCGACGTGATCCAGTTGCGGAGAGACGGTCGCGTCGTCGCCGAGTCCGAGTTCGACGACGTCCGCGACTCGATCCTCGCGGTCAACTCCGACCTGTACATCACCGGCACGCGGCCGCTCGAAGACGTCGACACGCCCGCCGTCGTTCGCGACCTGGAGGGCACGCGCTTTCGCGTCCGCGGGTACCCCGCCGGGACGAAGGGGAAACTGCTGCTCATCGAGATCTCTCGCTACATCGAGGCGATGGCGCTGCGCCACGGCGACGGCGAACTCCACACGGGGTTTCAGCGCCTCTCGCGCATCGTCGACGAGCGCGGGACCGAACGCGCCTACGAGAAACTGGCCGACACCGACCTCGACGTTCACGTCTACGGCGTCGGCGACCCCTCCCCGCTCGAATCGCGCGCCCTCACCGTCCACGACGAGGACGTCCCGGAGATCCGGCGCGGGTGGTTCGTCGTCTTCGTCCCGCCGCCGGAGTCCGAGGCGGTCGGCGCGGCGCTCGTCGCGGTCACCGAGGACGACGTCGAGTGGGACGGCGTCTGGACGATCGACACGGGGAGGGCCCGGCGCGTCGCGGCGTATCTCTCCGCGGAATACGGGCAGAACTAG
- a CDS encoding DUF192 domain-containing protein, translating into MHRRTYLGLLGSGAAGLSGCVRDTSGVDDAASDTTRTTGSSPTSATTETAAPPASTSEPTTTVSIHEDYETTEVEVRTPDGDPLGSVTAAIADTGELRYLGLSDTEFLPEDRGMLFVYENVGDRTFVMREMDFGIDIVYADADGTITRIHHAPEPAPDEDGNAQRYPGRGRFVLEVGFHWTTDRGITEGDQLAFTLPE; encoded by the coding sequence ATGCACCGGCGCACGTACCTCGGGCTGCTCGGGTCGGGGGCCGCGGGGCTGTCGGGGTGCGTGCGCGACACCTCCGGCGTCGACGACGCCGCCAGCGACACCACGCGGACGACCGGTTCCTCGCCGACGTCCGCGACGACCGAGACGGCGGCCCCTCCGGCGTCGACGTCGGAGCCGACGACCACCGTCTCGATCCACGAGGACTACGAGACGACCGAGGTCGAGGTCCGGACGCCCGACGGCGACCCGCTCGGCTCGGTCACGGCGGCGATCGCCGACACGGGAGAGCTCCGCTATCTCGGCCTCAGCGACACCGAATTCCTCCCCGAGGACCGGGGGATGCTCTTCGTGTACGAGAACGTCGGCGACCGGACGTTCGTGATGCGGGAGATGGACTTCGGGATCGACATCGTCTACGCCGACGCCGACGGCACGATCACCCGCATTCACCACGCGCCCGAACCCGCTCCCGACGAGGACGGAAACGCGCAGCGGTACCCCGGCCGCGGTCGGTTCGTGCTCGAAGTCGGATTCCACTGGACGACCGACCGTGGAATCACCGAAGGAGATCAGCTGGCGTTCACGCTTCCGGAGTGA
- a CDS encoding DUF5789 family protein, whose product MRLNRTGDLIDAHEFPATTEELIEAYGDQTIELPNGTARLGDVLARAGSETYTSADDAHSALLCGLGHEAIGRRYYSDRDAYAMGEDGPQQVSF is encoded by the coding sequence ATGCGCTTGAACCGCACCGGCGATCTCATCGACGCTCACGAGTTCCCGGCGACGACCGAGGAACTCATCGAGGCGTACGGCGACCAGACTATCGAACTCCCCAACGGGACCGCCCGCCTCGGAGACGTACTCGCCCGTGCGGGTTCGGAGACCTACACCAGCGCCGACGACGCCCACTCGGCGCTCCTGTGCGGCCTCGGCCACGAGGCCATCGGCCGGCGGTACTACAGCGACCGCGACGCCTACGCGATGGGCGAAGACGGTCCGCAGCAGGTTTCGTTCTGA
- a CDS encoding PHP domain-containing protein, translating into MPDEPPAADLHVHTTASDGVLTVPELADAARDGGVDVVAVTDHDRVHPDLSAPVQTLDGVTVIRGIELRVDAGDQRLDLLGYGLEPTEGIETVTSRIQRDRKRRGAEIVSRVEDRLDVDLDVELKEGIGRPTIARAIEASDAPYDFEAAFAELIGDGRPCYVERWVPSFSAGADVLRESCAVVALAHPFRYADPESALERARELDAVERFYPYGGTSAEREDRALLDRVAADADLLVTGGSDAHDRTLGVTGPPSAEFEAFAARLPGV; encoded by the coding sequence ATTCCCGATGAGCCGCCGGCCGCGGACCTCCACGTCCACACCACCGCCTCCGACGGCGTTCTGACGGTTCCCGAACTCGCCGACGCCGCACGCGACGGCGGCGTCGACGTCGTCGCCGTGACGGATCACGACCGGGTTCACCCCGACCTGTCCGCTCCCGTCCAGACGCTCGACGGCGTGACCGTGATCCGCGGGATCGAACTCCGCGTCGACGCCGGCGACCAGCGCCTCGACCTCCTGGGGTACGGCCTCGAACCGACCGAGGGAATCGAGACGGTGACCTCCCGGATCCAGCGCGATCGAAAGCGGCGCGGCGCGGAGATCGTCTCGCGCGTCGAGGACCGACTCGACGTCGACCTCGACGTGGAACTGAAAGAGGGGATCGGCCGGCCGACGATCGCTCGCGCCATCGAGGCCAGCGACGCGCCGTACGACTTCGAGGCGGCCTTCGCGGAGCTGATCGGCGACGGCCGCCCCTGCTACGTCGAGCGGTGGGTCCCCTCCTTTTCGGCCGGCGCCGACGTTCTCCGCGAATCGTGTGCCGTCGTCGCCCTGGCGCACCCGTTCCGCTACGCCGACCCCGAATCGGCGCTCGAACGCGCCCGCGAACTCGACGCAGTCGAGCGCTTCTACCCGTACGGCGGGACCAGCGCCGAGCGGGAGGACCGAGCGCTCCTCGACCGCGTCGCCGCGGACGCGGACCTGCTCGTCACCGGCGGCTCGGACGCCCACGACCGGACGCTCGGGGTCACCGGACCGCCGTCGGCCGAGTTCGAGGCGTTCGCCGCGCGTCTGCCGGGAGTCTGA
- the eif1A gene encoding translation initiation factor eIF-1A — protein sequence MSDDENGGRRDLRMPDDDEVFAVVTEMLGANRVKVRCADGVERTARIPGRMQKRIWIREDDVVLVEPWDWQDEKGDITWRYEKSEAEQLREEGHIQ from the coding sequence ATGAGCGACGACGAGAACGGGGGCCGACGCGACCTCCGGATGCCCGACGACGACGAGGTGTTCGCCGTCGTCACGGAGATGCTCGGAGCGAACCGCGTGAAGGTTCGGTGCGCCGACGGCGTCGAGCGCACCGCACGGATCCCCGGCCGGATGCAAAAGCGGATCTGGATCCGCGAGGACGACGTCGTCCTCGTCGAACCGTGGGACTGGCAGGACGAGAAGGGCGACATCACCTGGCGCTACGAGAAATCGGAGGCCGAGCAACTCCGCGAGGAAGGACACATTCAGTGA
- the rio1 gene encoding serine/threonine-protein kinase Rio1, translating to MTDSDEYGFLAPEEADAPGDEWEEIDVSDTEADRIARRRDREFDDFRKRLKDADQFKVEQSVFDDATFAAIYKLVQDGHIDAFGGPISTGKEANVYEALGSDDGAERDVAVKIYRINASNFRQMREYLEGDPRFEGIGSDKKQVVLAWTQKEFANLSRARQAGVRVPEPIAVERNVLVMELVGLVEDRARRLAEVDVENPETAYEVVSEYMRRLHAAGLVHGDLSEYNMIIHEGELVVIDLGQAVTVHHPNAEEFLRRDCRNVAAFFGRQGLDVTAEDLFEFVTAVEADPSGTPEGPDDVDGSNDVDGPDDPAT from the coding sequence GTGACTGACTCCGACGAGTACGGTTTTTTGGCGCCCGAGGAGGCCGACGCCCCCGGCGACGAGTGGGAGGAGATCGACGTCTCCGACACCGAGGCCGACCGGATCGCCCGGCGTCGGGACCGGGAGTTCGACGACTTCCGCAAGCGACTGAAGGACGCCGACCAGTTCAAGGTCGAGCAGTCGGTCTTCGACGACGCCACGTTCGCGGCGATCTACAAACTCGTCCAGGACGGACACATCGACGCCTTCGGCGGACCGATCTCGACCGGCAAGGAGGCGAACGTCTACGAGGCCCTCGGCAGCGACGACGGAGCCGAGCGGGACGTCGCGGTGAAGATCTACCGGATCAACGCCTCGAACTTCCGACAGATGCGCGAGTACCTCGAGGGCGACCCGCGCTTCGAGGGGATCGGAAGCGACAAGAAACAGGTCGTGCTCGCCTGGACCCAGAAGGAGTTCGCGAACCTCTCGCGCGCCCGACAGGCGGGCGTCCGCGTTCCCGAGCCGATCGCCGTCGAGCGCAACGTGCTCGTGATGGAACTCGTCGGACTGGTCGAAGACCGGGCGCGCCGGCTGGCCGAGGTCGACGTCGAGAACCCCGAGACGGCCTACGAGGTCGTCTCCGAATACATGCGACGGCTCCACGCCGCCGGCCTCGTCCACGGCGACCTCTCGGAGTACAACATGATCATCCACGAGGGCGAACTCGTCGTGATCGACCTCGGGCAGGCGGTGACGGTCCACCACCCGAACGCCGAGGAGTTCCTCCGCCGGGACTGCCGGAACGTCGCCGCGTTCTTCGGCCGGCAGGGGCTCGACGTGACCGCCGAGGACCTGTTCGAGTTCGTCACCGCCGTCGAGGCGGATCCGAGTGGGACGCCCGAGGGGCCCGACGATGTCGACGGCTCCAACGACGTCGACGGTCCCGACGATCCGGCAACGTAG